Proteins encoded by one window of Vidua chalybeata isolate OUT-0048 chromosome 10, bVidCha1 merged haplotype, whole genome shotgun sequence:
- the FBXO45 gene encoding F-box/SPRY domain-containing protein 1, with translation MAAGPGPGPGPGAAAASWGGPGWRLPGRVLELVFSYLELRELRSCALVCKLWHRVLHGDENSEVWRSLAARCLAEEALRTDILCNVPTYKGKVRAFHHAFSTNDCSRNVYIKKNGFTLHRNPIAQSTDGARTKIGFSEGRHAWEVWWEGPLGTVAVIGIATKRAAMQCQGYVALLGSDDQSWGWNLVDNNLLHNGEVNGSFPQCNNAPKYQIGERIRVILDMEDKTLAFERGYEFLGVAFRGLPKVCLYPAVSAVYGNTEVTLVYLGKPLDG, from the exons atggcggcggggcccggccccgggcccggccccggggcggccgcggcgTCGTGGGGAGGGCCGGGCTGGCGGCTGCCGGGGcgggtgctggagctggtgtTCTCGTACCtggagctgcgggagctgcgGAGCTGCGCGCTGGTCTGCAAGCTGTGGCACCGCGTCCTGCACGGCGACGAGAACAGCGAGGTGTGGCGCAGCCTGGCCGCCCGCTGCCTGGCCGAGGAGGCCCTGCGCACCGACATCCTCTGCAACGTGCCCACCTACAAGGGCAAG GTCCGTGCCTTCCACCACGCCTTCAGCACCAACGACTGCTCGAGGAACGTCTACATCAAGAAGAACGGCTTCACGCTGCACCGCAACCCCATCGCGCAGAGCACGGACGGGGCGCGCACCAAGATCGGCTTCAGCGAGGGCCGGCACGCCTGGGAGGTGTGGTGGGAGGGCCCGCTGGGCACCGTGGCCGTCATCGGCATCGCCACCAAGCGCGCGGCCATGCAGTGCCAGGGCTACGTGGCCCTGCTGGGCAGCGACGACCAGAGTTGGGGCTGGAACCTGGTGGACAATAACTTGCTGCATAACGGGGAGGTGAACGGCAGCTTCCCCCAGTGCAATAACGCGCCCAAATACCAG ATAGGTGAAAGGATTCGAGTTATCCTGGACATGGAAGACAAAACGTTAGCGTTTGAGAGGGGCTATGAGTTCTTGGGAGTTGCCTTCAGAGGACTGCCAAAAGTTTGCCTGTATCCAGCAGTGTCTGCTGTGTATGGTAACACAGAAGTGACTTTGGTCTACCTGGGAAAGCCTCTGGATGGATGA
- the WDR53 gene encoding WD repeat-containing protein 53 isoform X1 — MAVKWDGGHSSSVLCLNASAEGLVASGAERGELALWDGGGSPVAQLRLPQAEDVTSVVFSARRPSTLYTSHGETISVLDVRSLQEPLQRFHVNEEEINCLSVNDTDSFLAAADDSGAIKVVDLESKKVSRSLRHSNICSSVAFRPQRPQSLVSCGLDMQVMLWNLQKVRPLWTTNLQECDMQEESPQSAGQFFNPPLAHSLSVASCGNVFGCGAQDGKVRIFRVTGARFERELEFQAHSLGVSQVLFMPEAYQLLSGGNDGKVLLWDVSSNVGKQQKSPAKSLHRKKAQAAASSRKDGKLNKAASNEHPGVVPKLSIEHGEKVNWLSCTEIKGSRRVLVADQTSSVSAYPLPEP, encoded by the exons ATGGCAGTTAAGTGGGACGGTGGGCATTCCTCCTCTGTCCTGTGCCTGAACGCGAGCGCGGAAGGGCTGGTGGCCTccggcgcggagcggggcgaGCTGGCGCTCTGGGATGGGGGAGGCTCGCCCGTGGCTCAGCTGCGGCTCCCGCAGGCGGAGGACGTGACCTCGGTGGTGTTCTCCGCCCGCCGGCCCAGCACGCTGTACACCTCCCACGGAGAAACCATCAGCGTGCTGGATGTCCGCTCCCTCCAGGAGCCCCTGCAGCGCTTCCACGTGAACGAGGAGGAGATCAACTGCCTCTCGGTGAACGACACCGACAGCTTCCTGGCTGCGGCGGATGACTCGGGGGCCATAAAGGTTGTGGACTTGGAAAGCAAGAAAGTCAGCCGGTCCTTGAGACACTCCAACATCTGCTCGTCTGTTGCCTTCCGACCTCAGCGGCCTCAAAGCCTGGTTTCTTGTGGACTGGACATGCAG gtgatGCTGTGGAACCTGCAGAAGGTTCGTCCCTTGTGGACCACGAACCTGCAGGAGTGTGACATGCAGGAAGAGAGCCCACAGTCAGCCGGGCAGTTCTTCAACCCGCCGCTCGCACATTCCCTGTCCGTCGCCTCTTGCGGCAACGTCTTCGGCTGCGGAGCTCAGGACGGTAAAGTCCGAATATTCCGAGTCACCGGTGCCAGGTTTGAACGTGAGCTGGAGTTCCAGGCTCACAGCTTGGGAGTCTCGCAGGTGCTCTTTATGCCTGAGGCATACCAGTTGTTGTCTGGAGGAAACGATGGGAAAGTCTTGCTCTGGGATGTCAGCAGCAACGTTGGGAAGCAGCAAAAAAGTCCAGCAAAATCTCTGCACAGGAAGAAGGCCCAagcagctgcttccagcaggaAAGATGGGAAGCTCAACAAAGCAGCCTCAAATGAACACCCTGGAGTTGTGCCAAAGCTCAGCATTGAGCACGGAGAGAAGGTGAACTGGCTCTCGTGCACAGAGATCAAGGGCTCCAGGAGAGTGTTGGTTGCTGACCAGACCAGCTCGGTATCAGCCTATCCGTTGCCAGAACCTTAA
- the WDR53 gene encoding WD repeat-containing protein 53 isoform X2 — protein sequence MLWNLQKVRPLWTTNLQECDMQEESPQSAGQFFNPPLAHSLSVASCGNVFGCGAQDGKVRIFRVTGARFERELEFQAHSLGVSQVLFMPEAYQLLSGGNDGKVLLWDVSSNVGKQQKSPAKSLHRKKAQAAASSRKDGKLNKAASNEHPGVVPKLSIEHGEKVNWLSCTEIKGSRRVLVADQTSSVSAYPLPEP from the coding sequence atGCTGTGGAACCTGCAGAAGGTTCGTCCCTTGTGGACCACGAACCTGCAGGAGTGTGACATGCAGGAAGAGAGCCCACAGTCAGCCGGGCAGTTCTTCAACCCGCCGCTCGCACATTCCCTGTCCGTCGCCTCTTGCGGCAACGTCTTCGGCTGCGGAGCTCAGGACGGTAAAGTCCGAATATTCCGAGTCACCGGTGCCAGGTTTGAACGTGAGCTGGAGTTCCAGGCTCACAGCTTGGGAGTCTCGCAGGTGCTCTTTATGCCTGAGGCATACCAGTTGTTGTCTGGAGGAAACGATGGGAAAGTCTTGCTCTGGGATGTCAGCAGCAACGTTGGGAAGCAGCAAAAAAGTCCAGCAAAATCTCTGCACAGGAAGAAGGCCCAagcagctgcttccagcaggaAAGATGGGAAGCTCAACAAAGCAGCCTCAAATGAACACCCTGGAGTTGTGCCAAAGCTCAGCATTGAGCACGGAGAGAAGGTGAACTGGCTCTCGTGCACAGAGATCAAGGGCTCCAGGAGAGTGTTGGTTGCTGACCAGACCAGCTCGGTATCAGCCTATCCGTTGCCAGAACCTTAA